A part of candidate division KSB1 bacterium genomic DNA contains:
- a CDS encoding glycosyltransferase family 2 protein, with translation MLGTYAVISPVRNEAKYLPRTIAAMVQQQHRPQEWIIVDDGSSDDTVALAQAAAAQHAWIKVVRRSDRGYREPGRGVVEAFNEGLAQLSCKTPDFICKMDGDLEFGPGYFTTLLREFAQQPRLGMASGTTYLCGPTGKLIAEKVAPDFVVGPIKLYRRTCFEAIGGLEPHLGWDTIDVYRARMHGWETANYPELIVIHLRQMGTAKGIVWGKMKTGMGDYYYGSHPLFVLARCLYRMSEPPYGVIGCAIGWGYLRSLLRREAHIADPEFIRYLRADQIARLRALFLPWKRPLRSQQSRLSVQPA, from the coding sequence ATGCTCGGAACCTATGCCGTCATCTCGCCGGTGCGCAACGAGGCGAAATATCTGCCGCGCACCATCGCTGCCATGGTGCAGCAGCAGCACCGTCCGCAGGAGTGGATCATTGTCGACGACGGCTCCAGCGATGACACCGTTGCCCTGGCGCAAGCTGCCGCAGCACAGCATGCCTGGATCAAAGTGGTGCGCCGCAGCGACCGCGGTTATCGCGAGCCTGGTCGGGGCGTGGTCGAAGCCTTCAACGAAGGCCTGGCGCAGTTGTCGTGCAAGACGCCCGACTTCATTTGCAAGATGGACGGTGATCTCGAGTTCGGCCCCGGCTACTTTACCACGCTGCTGCGCGAATTTGCGCAGCAGCCGCGGCTGGGCATGGCCAGCGGCACCACGTATTTGTGCGGCCCCACTGGCAAGCTGATCGCGGAAAAAGTTGCGCCCGATTTCGTCGTCGGTCCGATCAAGCTCTATCGCCGTACCTGCTTTGAAGCGATCGGCGGATTAGAGCCGCATCTCGGTTGGGACACGATCGACGTCTACCGCGCCCGCATGCACGGCTGGGAAACGGCGAATTATCCCGAGCTGATCGTCATTCATCTCCGCCAAATGGGCACCGCCAAAGGCATTGTTTGGGGCAAAATGAAAACCGGCATGGGCGATTACTATTACGGCTCGCATCCCTTGTTCGTGCTGGCGCGCTGCCTTTATCGCATGAGTGAGCCGCCTTACGGCGTCATCGGCTGCGCCATCGGCTGGGGCTATCTGCGCTCGCTGCTGCGACGCGAGGCGCACATCGCGGATCCGGAATTCATTCGGTATTTGCGTGCCGATCAGATAGCGCGTTTACGCGCCCTGTTTCTGCCCTGGAAGCGGCCGCTGCGATCACAGCAATCCCGACTGTCAGTCCAGCCGGCGTGA
- a CDS encoding glycosyltransferase family 4 protein yields the protein MIAYPKLAEQEADTRRPGNREQRIAYVVTRFPKLSETFVAREVLALQQHGAVVECFSIHRPLPEPLPADMQELAEHTTYLWPPQPLALLAAIAGFLSRTPTRFLQTLALFWRQAPATFAGRKRFLLHFFEDVYLAHLCRQCGVRYLHAHFANEPSSVAMAASALSGIPFGFTSHAQDIYSDPLMLELKIAAAALPLTISDYNRKHLLANYEVAYPAKLRVQRVAVDVTQFTPAAAAKPSLRPPLVVAIGRLVAKKGFIHLVRACSRLAQSGVNFRCWIVGEGPERAALQAEIAAFGLQSRIRLLGAQPNVRKFLERAEVFVMPCVQDADGDRDGIPTTLMEAMAMRVPVISTDLSGIPELVQHEATGLLAPPEDPEALARAMARLLADESLRARLAAAGWRWIEQYHNLEINSRRLWQWIQLRMLNAEAEEGSRGPHHPAGAVSTAARPDRRRARLFADQFQIMFA from the coding sequence TTGCTTACGTGGTGACACGGTTTCCCAAGTTGTCGGAAACCTTTGTTGCGCGCGAAGTGCTGGCCTTGCAGCAGCACGGCGCAGTTGTCGAGTGCTTTTCGATTCACCGGCCGTTGCCGGAGCCGCTGCCGGCTGACATGCAGGAATTGGCCGAGCACACCACCTATCTCTGGCCACCGCAGCCGCTGGCTTTGCTGGCGGCGATCGCCGGTTTCCTCAGCCGCACGCCCACCCGTTTCCTGCAAACGCTGGCGCTGTTTTGGCGGCAGGCGCCGGCTACGTTTGCCGGACGCAAGCGTTTCCTGCTGCACTTTTTTGAGGACGTCTATTTGGCGCATTTGTGCCGGCAGTGCGGCGTGCGCTATCTGCATGCGCATTTCGCCAACGAGCCTTCCAGCGTGGCCATGGCGGCCAGTGCACTCAGCGGCATTCCCTTTGGCTTCACCAGCCATGCGCAGGACATCTATTCCGATCCGCTCATGCTGGAGCTGAAAATCGCGGCAGCGGCCCTGCCCCTCACCATCTCGGATTACAATCGCAAGCACCTGCTCGCGAACTATGAGGTGGCATATCCCGCCAAGCTGCGCGTACAGCGCGTGGCCGTGGACGTGACGCAATTCACTCCGGCGGCGGCTGCCAAGCCCAGCCTGCGGCCGCCGTTGGTGGTGGCGATCGGCCGGTTGGTCGCGAAAAAGGGATTCATTCATCTGGTGCGGGCCTGCAGCCGGCTGGCGCAGTCGGGCGTCAATTTCCGGTGTTGGATCGTCGGCGAGGGGCCGGAACGCGCGGCGTTGCAGGCGGAGATTGCAGCGTTCGGACTGCAGTCGCGCATTCGCCTGCTGGGCGCGCAACCCAACGTGCGCAAGTTTCTCGAACGCGCGGAAGTCTTCGTGATGCCCTGCGTGCAGGATGCCGATGGCGATCGCGACGGCATTCCCACCACGCTGATGGAAGCGATGGCGATGCGTGTGCCGGTCATCTCCACCGATCTCTCCGGCATTCCGGAATTGGTGCAGCACGAGGCCACCGGTTTGCTCGCGCCCCCGGAGGATCCGGAAGCGCTGGCGCGCGCCATGGCGCGGTTGCTGGCAGACGAGTCCTTGCGCGCGCGGCTTGCTGCCGCCGGCTGGCGCTGGATCGAGCAATATCACAATCTGGAAATCAACAGCCGGCGTTTGTGGCAATGGATTCAACTCCGCATGCTAAACGCCGAAGCGGAAGAAGGCAGCCGCGGGCCGCATCATCCTGCCGGCGCGGTGTCAACGGCCGCGCGGCCCGACCGCCGGCGTGCGCGACTGTTTGCCGATCAATTCCAAATCATGTTTGCCTGA